The following coding sequences lie in one Changpingibacter yushuensis genomic window:
- a CDS encoding MalY/PatB family protein: MDASDGAPVLGAWVAEMDYGTSPEVETALTGAIRDGLLGYPPRWLEPRVQESTAAFQAHRFGWEIQPGDVRLVSSVLPALRATISHFVRPGAPVIVPTPAYMPFLTIPEVFGHPVIQVPSLRGRAAEGRGWALDLEGIRAGLERGAGLVILCNPWNPTGRVLTPAELGALGDAIADFDALVFSDEIHSPLALPGHPHTSFASLGPALAAHTVTATAAAKGWNIAGLPSAQVILPDPELRARWDAFAPEVVQGVTTLGTIATLAAYDSDVEGASWQTDVRRLISDNVDLLAALFRGSPLEFTPPEGGYLAWVGYDHVALGDPPARELLDRAHIGANDGAALGTGWERWVRLNLACSPDTARRIAEGALSILPAAAVGTCA, from the coding sequence ATGGACGCTTCCGACGGAGCCCCCGTGTTGGGAGCCTGGGTCGCCGAAATGGACTACGGCACCTCCCCCGAAGTCGAGACCGCCCTCACGGGCGCCATCCGTGACGGCCTCCTCGGCTATCCGCCCCGCTGGCTGGAACCCCGCGTCCAGGAGTCCACCGCCGCCTTCCAGGCCCACCGCTTCGGCTGGGAGATCCAGCCGGGCGACGTGCGACTCGTGTCCTCCGTCCTGCCCGCCCTGCGTGCCACCATCTCCCACTTCGTGCGCCCGGGGGCCCCCGTCATCGTGCCGACCCCGGCCTACATGCCCTTCCTCACCATCCCCGAGGTGTTCGGCCACCCGGTCATCCAGGTCCCCTCACTGCGCGGGAGGGCCGCCGAGGGCCGCGGCTGGGCCCTCGACCTCGAGGGCATCCGCGCCGGGCTCGAGCGGGGTGCCGGCCTCGTGATCCTGTGCAACCCGTGGAACCCCACTGGCAGGGTCCTCACCCCGGCGGAGCTGGGGGCCTTGGGAGACGCCATCGCAGACTTCGACGCCCTCGTGTTCTCCGACGAGATCCACTCTCCCCTCGCCCTGCCCGGCCACCCCCACACGTCCTTTGCCAGCCTCGGACCGGCCCTCGCCGCCCACACCGTCACCGCGACCGCAGCTGCAAAAGGCTGGAACATCGCTGGCCTCCCGTCCGCCCAGGTCATCCTCCCCGACCCCGAACTGCGGGCGCGCTGGGACGCGTTTGCTCCCGAGGTCGTCCAGGGCGTGACCACCCTTGGCACCATCGCCACGCTCGCTGCCTACGACTCCGACGTTGAGGGCGCCTCCTGGCAGACGGATGTGCGCCGCCTCATCAGCGACAACGTCGACTTGCTGGCGGCCCTGTTCCGGGGCTCGCCCCTCGAGTTCACCCCGCCCGAGGGCGGCTACCTCGCCTGGGTCGGGTACGACCACGTCGCCCTCGGCGATCCCCCCGCACGCGAACTGCTCGACCGCGCCCACATCGGCGCCAACGACGGGGCGGCGCTCGGGACCGGATGGGAGCGATGGGTGCGCCTCAACCTCGCATGCTCGCCCGACACCGCCCGCCGCATCGCCGAGGGCGCCCTGTCGATCCTGCCCGCAGCCGCCGTAGGGACGTGCGCATGA
- the arsM gene encoding arsenite methyltransferase, which produces MDEVREAVRTAYAKVAREAAVAPAAGASCCAPSGGASCCSAPSGTGVWGASLYNTADLNLIPANAANVSLGCGNPVAIAELHPGESVLDLGSGGGIDVLLSAQRVGPTGFAYGVDMTDEMLDLAQANADRANATNVEFLKGTIEDLPLSDSSVDVVISNCVINLSTDKPAVFSEMFRVLRPGGRIGISDVIADDDLTPEQRAERGTYTGCIAGALSFSDYLDLLASGFHRWGVSRGGRQTEECS; this is translated from the coding sequence ATGGACGAGGTTCGCGAGGCCGTACGGACTGCATATGCGAAGGTCGCGCGCGAGGCCGCCGTGGCACCCGCCGCCGGCGCGTCGTGCTGCGCACCGTCCGGCGGCGCATCCTGCTGCTCCGCGCCGTCGGGGACCGGTGTGTGGGGAGCGAGCCTGTACAACACCGCCGACCTCAACCTGATCCCCGCAAATGCGGCGAACGTGTCGTTGGGGTGCGGCAACCCCGTGGCGATCGCAGAGTTACACCCAGGTGAATCCGTCTTGGACCTCGGCTCAGGCGGAGGAATCGACGTCCTCCTGTCAGCGCAGCGGGTCGGCCCCACGGGATTCGCCTACGGGGTGGACATGACCGACGAGATGCTGGACCTCGCCCAGGCGAACGCCGACCGGGCAAACGCCACCAACGTGGAGTTCCTCAAGGGCACCATTGAAGACCTTCCCCTGTCCGACTCCTCCGTGGACGTCGTGATTTCTAACTGCGTCATCAACCTGTCCACCGACAAGCCAGCCGTCTTCTCCGAGATGTTCCGAGTCCTGCGCCCAGGCGGGCGCATCGGCATCTCCGACGTCATCGCTGACGACGACCTCACCCCCGAACAGCGTGCCGAACGCGGCACATACACGGGGTGCATCGCAGGTGCCCTCTCCTTCTCGGACTACCTCGACCTCCTTGCCTCGGGCTTTCATCGTTGGGGTGTCTCGAGGGGTGGGAGACAAACTGAGGAGTGCTCCTGA
- a CDS encoding sulfite exporter TauE/SafE family protein: MTATLLIMTVGLFILSVASGMVGLGVAFAAVPFLGFFLPDLVHQVQPLSLLLNGVTALFAATGFARSKLIDWKPALALTIVASIAAPAGSWLAQYTGQTWIWGLYLAAVVFLAARMFTKDKPRDPDAAPNLRLALLLAVPIAIIAGMLGVGPGFLLMPALILVGYHPKVAAGITAVAVTLPSFTALVPHLGTAQIDITQAAFLVVAGALGSFLGARLTSKFVSGPILKRIFGILIVVMTAVKVITLLTS; this comes from the coding sequence ATGACCGCCACGCTGCTCATCATGACCGTCGGACTATTCATCCTCTCGGTCGCCTCAGGAATGGTCGGACTCGGCGTCGCGTTCGCCGCCGTTCCCTTCCTCGGATTCTTCCTGCCGGACCTCGTCCACCAGGTCCAGCCCCTGTCGCTCCTGCTCAACGGCGTCACCGCCCTGTTCGCCGCCACCGGCTTCGCCCGCTCCAAACTGATCGACTGGAAGCCCGCGCTCGCGCTCACCATCGTCGCCTCCATCGCCGCACCCGCGGGCTCTTGGCTCGCCCAATACACCGGGCAGACGTGGATCTGGGGCCTCTACCTCGCCGCCGTCGTGTTCCTCGCCGCGCGAATGTTCACCAAGGACAAGCCCCGCGACCCAGACGCCGCACCCAACCTCAGACTCGCACTCCTCCTCGCGGTCCCCATCGCCATCATCGCGGGCATGCTCGGCGTCGGCCCCGGGTTCCTCCTCATGCCCGCCCTCATCCTCGTGGGATACCACCCCAAGGTCGCCGCTGGCATCACCGCCGTCGCCGTCACCCTGCCGTCCTTCACCGCACTCGTCCCACACCTCGGCACCGCGCAGATCGACATCACCCAAGCCGCGTTCCTCGTCGTCGCCGGAGCCCTCGGCTCCTTCCTCGGCGCGCGCCTCACCAGCAAGTTCGTCTCAGGGCCGATCCTCAAGCGGATCTTCGGCATCCTCATCGTCGTCATGACAGCAGTCAAGGTCATCACCCTGCTCACCAGCTGA